In Mycobacterium stomatepiae, the following are encoded in one genomic region:
- a CDS encoding PaaI family thioesterase, producing MIAQFLPQSPFVAKLGIVADQLTDDEVRLRLPWDPSNVTLGDMVHGGAIATLADLTVMAAAWCGADAPPDLRGVTVSMTVDFMAPAVATDVIGVGRVLRRGRSLTNCEAEIVDPEGRLIAKALATYKVG from the coding sequence GTGATCGCGCAATTTCTGCCCCAGTCGCCGTTCGTGGCCAAGCTGGGAATCGTCGCCGATCAGCTCACCGACGACGAGGTACGGCTGCGGCTGCCGTGGGATCCCTCCAACGTCACCCTCGGCGACATGGTGCACGGCGGCGCGATCGCCACGCTCGCCGATCTCACCGTGATGGCGGCGGCGTGGTGCGGCGCGGACGCACCCCCCGACCTGCGCGGCGTCACGGTGTCGATGACGGTGGACTTCATGGCACCCGCCGTCGCCACCGACGTGATCGGGGTGGGCCGGGTGCTGCGACGCGGGCGGTCGCTGACCAACTGCGAGGCCGAGATCGTCGACCCGGAGGGCAGGCTGATCGCCAAGGCCCTCGCTACTTACAAAGTGGGCTAA
- the cysC gene encoding adenylyl-sulfate kinase, whose translation MAAPTTLLRIATAGSVDDGKSTLIGRLLYDSKAVMEDQWAAVEKTSKERGHDYTDLALVTDGLRAEREQGITIDVAYRYFATPRRKFIIADTPGHIQYTRNMVTGASTAQLVIVLVDARQGLLEQSRRHAFLASLLGIQHIVLAVNKMDLIDWDKATFDAIKDEFHAFAARLDVQDVATIPLSALHGDNVVTKSDKTPWYEGPALLSHLEEVYIAGDRNLVDVRFPVQYVIRPQTHEHHDHRSYAGTVASGVMRPGDEVVVLPVGKISRITAIEGPNGPVEEAFPPMAVSVSLADDIDISRGDMIARTNNQPRVAQEFDATVCWMADGAALEPGRDYVIKHTTRTTRARVTALDYRLDVNTLHRDKSATALKLNELGRITLRTQVPLLLDEYTRNASTGSFILIDPNTNGTVAAGMVLRDVTAQKASPNTVRHESLVTSEDRAARGRTVWLTGLSGAGKSSVAMLVEQKLLEKGTPAYVLDGDNLRHGLNADLGFSMADRAENMRRLAHVATLLADSGQTVLVPAISPLAEHREMARKVHADAGFEFFEVFCDTPLSECEARDPKGLYAKARAGEITHFTGVDSPYQRPKNPDLRLIPDRSLEEMAQSVIEMLELGA comes from the coding sequence ATGGCTGCTCCAACAACGCTGCTCCGCATCGCAACTGCCGGGTCGGTCGACGACGGCAAGTCCACCCTGATCGGGCGGCTGCTGTACGACTCCAAGGCCGTGATGGAAGACCAGTGGGCCGCGGTCGAAAAGACGTCCAAGGAACGCGGCCACGACTACACCGACCTCGCGCTGGTCACCGACGGCCTGCGGGCCGAGCGTGAACAGGGCATCACGATCGACGTCGCCTACCGCTACTTCGCCACTCCCAGGCGGAAATTCATCATCGCCGACACCCCGGGCCACATTCAGTACACCCGCAACATGGTGACCGGCGCGTCGACCGCCCAGCTGGTGATCGTGCTCGTCGATGCCCGCCAGGGCCTGCTCGAGCAGTCCCGCCGGCACGCCTTCCTGGCGTCGCTGCTGGGCATTCAGCACATCGTGTTGGCGGTCAACAAGATGGACCTGATCGACTGGGACAAAGCGACGTTCGACGCGATCAAGGATGAATTCCACGCCTTCGCCGCACGTTTGGACGTGCAGGACGTGGCCACCATCCCGCTGTCCGCGCTGCACGGCGACAACGTGGTGACCAAGTCGGACAAGACGCCCTGGTATGAGGGGCCGGCGCTGCTCTCGCACCTCGAAGAGGTGTACATCGCCGGTGACCGCAACCTGGTCGACGTCCGGTTCCCGGTCCAGTACGTGATCCGGCCGCAGACCCACGAGCACCACGACCACCGCAGCTACGCCGGCACGGTGGCCAGCGGAGTGATGCGTCCCGGTGACGAGGTGGTGGTGCTCCCGGTCGGCAAGATCAGCCGGATCACCGCGATCGAGGGCCCGAACGGTCCTGTGGAGGAAGCGTTTCCGCCGATGGCCGTCTCGGTGAGCCTGGCCGACGACATCGACATTTCGCGCGGCGACATGATCGCTCGAACCAATAACCAGCCCAGGGTCGCACAAGAATTCGACGCGACCGTGTGCTGGATGGCCGACGGCGCGGCGCTCGAGCCCGGGCGTGACTACGTCATCAAGCACACCACCCGCACCACCCGGGCGCGGGTCACCGCTCTCGATTACCGGCTCGACGTCAACACCCTGCACCGGGACAAGAGCGCAACGGCGTTGAAGCTCAACGAACTTGGCCGCATAACGCTGCGCACCCAGGTGCCGTTGCTGCTCGACGAATACACCCGCAACGCCAGCACGGGTTCGTTCATCCTGATCGACCCGAATACCAACGGCACGGTGGCGGCGGGCATGGTGCTGCGCGACGTCACGGCGCAGAAGGCAAGCCCGAACACCGTGCGGCACGAGTCGCTGGTCACCTCCGAAGACCGGGCGGCCCGCGGCCGCACGGTGTGGCTCACCGGCCTGTCGGGTGCGGGTAAATCGTCGGTGGCCATGCTGGTCGAGCAGAAGCTGCTCGAAAAGGGAACGCCCGCTTACGTTCTCGACGGCGACAACCTGCGGCACGGCCTGAATGCCGACCTCGGCTTTTCGATGGCCGACCGGGCAGAGAACATGCGCCGGCTGGCGCACGTCGCGACGCTGCTCGCCGACTCCGGCCAGACCGTGCTGGTGCCCGCGATCAGTCCGCTGGCCGAACACCGCGAGATGGCTCGTAAAGTGCACGCCGACGCCGGGTTTGAGTTCTTCGAAGTGTTCTGCGATACCCCGCTCTCCGAGTGTGAGGCGCGTGATCCCAAGGGGCTGTATGCCAAAGCCCGTGCGGGCGAAATCACGCATTTCACCGGCGTCGACAGTCCGTATCAGCGGCCGAAAAATCCGGATCTGCGGCTGATCCCGGACCGCTCGCTCGAGGAAATGGCGCAGAGCGTCATCGAGATGCTGGAGTTGGGCGCCTAG
- a CDS encoding Rrf2 family transcriptional regulator: protein MRMSAKAEYAVRAMIQLATAEPGTLVKTDDLAQAQGIPPQFLVDILTNLRTDRLVRSHRGREGGYELARPGGEISIADVLRCIDGPLASVRDIGLGDLPYSGPTAPLADVWRALRASMRSVLEETTLADVASGALPKHVARLADDYRGQESRRHGAPRPD, encoded by the coding sequence GTGCGGATGTCAGCGAAGGCGGAGTACGCGGTGCGGGCGATGATTCAGCTCGCCACCGCGGAACCCGGCACGCTGGTCAAGACCGACGACCTGGCCCAGGCCCAAGGCATACCGCCGCAGTTTCTGGTCGACATCCTGACCAATCTGCGCACCGACCGCTTGGTGCGCAGCCACCGCGGTCGCGAAGGCGGCTATGAGCTGGCCCGCCCCGGCGGCGAGATCAGCATCGCCGACGTGCTGCGCTGCATCGACGGGCCGCTGGCCAGTGTCCGCGACATCGGCCTCGGTGACCTGCCGTATTCGGGGCCGACGGCCCCGTTGGCCGACGTCTGGCGGGCGCTGCGCGCCAGCATGCGTTCGGTCCTGGAGGAGACCACCCTGGCCGACGTGGCGTCCGGCGCCCTGCCCAAGCACGTCGCGAGGCTCGCCGACGACTATCGCGGCCAGGAGAGCCGACGGCACGGGGCTCCGCGCCCCGACTAG
- a CDS encoding VOC family protein: MFISFNHTIVAARDKRESAEFLAELFDLPAPLPFGHFMVVALDHDASLDYADAPEGEDIRRQHYAFLVSEQEFDAIYGKIQSRGMQHWADPGAQRPGEINRRDGGRGVYFLDPSGHAMEILTRPYGSGG; encoded by the coding sequence ATGTTCATCAGTTTCAACCACACCATCGTCGCCGCACGCGACAAACGCGAGTCCGCGGAATTTCTCGCCGAACTCTTCGACCTGCCCGCCCCGTTGCCGTTTGGCCACTTCATGGTCGTCGCGCTCGACCACGACGCCAGCCTCGATTACGCGGACGCCCCCGAGGGCGAGGACATCCGGCGGCAGCACTACGCCTTCCTCGTCTCCGAGCAAGAGTTCGACGCGATCTACGGCAAGATCCAGTCGCGCGGAATGCAGCATTGGGCGGACCCGGGCGCCCAGCGGCCCGGCGAGATCAACCGCCGCGACGGCGGTCGCGGGGTGTACTTCCTGGATCCGTCCGGGCACGCGATGGAGATCTTGACGCGACCCTATGGGTCGGGCGGCTAG